A stretch of the Cetobacterium somerae ATCC BAA-474 genome encodes the following:
- a CDS encoding sugar O-acetyltransferase → MKLEEIKLRMNAKKLYFCDDPSLAKEQMEQLDRLFDYNNIRPSEQNKKQELLKKMFGSIGENCYIETPFHANWGGKFVHFGKSVYANFGLTLVDDCPIHVGDNVLFAPNVTLCTGTHPIHPMLRSQQAQYNLPITIGNNVWLGAGVIVLPGVTIGDNSVIGAGSIVTKDIPSNVVAVGNPCKVLRPIDENDFEYYYKDMKIDIACK, encoded by the coding sequence ATGAAACTTGAAGAGATTAAATTGAGAATGAATGCAAAAAAATTATATTTCTGTGATGATCCAAGCTTAGCTAAAGAACAAATGGAACAATTGGATAGATTATTTGATTACAATAATATTCGTCCAAGCGAGCAAAATAAAAAGCAAGAGTTACTTAAAAAGATGTTTGGATCAATTGGAGAAAATTGTTATATAGAAACACCTTTTCATGCTAACTGGGGAGGAAAATTTGTTCATTTTGGAAAAAGTGTTTATGCTAATTTTGGTTTAACTTTAGTTGATGATTGTCCTATTCATGTTGGAGATAATGTGTTATTTGCTCCAAATGTAACTTTGTGTACAGGAACTCATCCAATTCACCCAATGCTAAGAAGTCAACAAGCTCAATATAATCTTCCAATAACTATCGGTAATAACGTTTGGCTTGGAGCAGGAGTAATTGTATTACCTGGAGTTACCATTGGAGATAATTCAGTTATTGGAGCAGGAAGTATTGTAACTAAAGATATTCCTTCTAATGTTGTAGCCGTAGGAAATCCATGTAAAGTTTTAAGACCTATTGATGAAAATGATTTTGAATATTATTATAAAGATATGAAAATTGATATAGCTTGTAAATAA
- a CDS encoding amidohydrolase family protein — protein sequence MKLLKNALIMDYKTKSYKLSNIYYENGIIQKILSEKEIEDLEYEEVIDAEGLYVTSGLIDAHTHLGMKGDSQGFEGIDHNEKNDPITPNMRAIDGINPQDITFVEALQAGITVVGSGPGSTNVIGGQYSCIKTHGTSVDKMIIKFPLAMKVAFGENPKKNYNSKSKTPITRMGIAALLRETIEKTFEYRNNHNRKYDAKLEAMLPVINREIPLKAHVHRGDDILTAIRIAKEFNLDMTLDHCTCITDILDDVLNEKYPLIMGPSLGARGKIELKGKSFKNVALVSEKRDICITTDAPVIPLEYLPICVGLAIENGMDEWKALEAVTINGAKVMKIDEKYGSLEEGKVADIVVWKRKPFVSVTSPKFVIAEGRNIEV from the coding sequence ATGAAATTACTAAAAAATGCATTAATAATGGATTATAAAACAAAAAGTTATAAATTATCTAATATTTATTATGAAAATGGAATAATTCAAAAGATATTATCTGAAAAAGAAATTGAAGATTTAGAATATGAAGAGGTTATAGATGCTGAAGGATTGTATGTAACATCAGGGTTGATAGATGCTCATACTCATTTAGGAATGAAGGGTGACAGCCAAGGATTTGAAGGGATTGACCACAATGAAAAAAATGATCCAATTACTCCAAATATGAGAGCTATAGATGGAATTAATCCTCAGGACATAACATTTGTAGAGGCATTACAAGCTGGAATAACTGTTGTAGGTAGTGGACCTGGGTCAACTAACGTTATAGGGGGACAGTATTCTTGTATAAAAACACATGGAACATCAGTTGATAAGATGATTATAAAATTTCCATTAGCTATGAAAGTCGCTTTCGGTGAAAATCCTAAAAAGAATTATAATTCAAAAAGTAAAACTCCAATAACTCGTATGGGAATTGCAGCACTGTTAAGAGAGACAATTGAAAAAACTTTTGAGTATAGAAACAATCATAATAGAAAATATGATGCAAAGTTAGAGGCTATGTTGCCTGTAATAAATAGAGAGATTCCTTTAAAAGCTCATGTTCATAGAGGAGATGATATTTTAACCGCTATAAGAATAGCAAAAGAGTTTAATTTAGATATGACTTTGGATCATTGTACGTGTATAACAGATATTTTAGATGATGTTTTAAACGAAAAGTATCCTTTAATAATGGGACCATCTTTGGGGGCTCGTGGAAAAATTGAATTAAAAGGAAAATCTTTTAAAAATGTGGCACTTGTAAGTGAAAAAAGAGATATTTGTATAACGACAGACGCTCCAGTAATTCCTTTAGAGTATCTCCCTATATGTGTAGGATTAGCTATAGAAAACGGAATGGACGAATGGAAAGCATTAGAAGCTGTTACTATAAACGGAGCTAAAGTTATGAAAATTGATGAAAAATATGGATCTTTAGAAGAGGGGAAAGTTGCAGATATTGTAGTCTGGAAAAGAAAACCTTTTGTATCAGTAACATCACCAAAATTTGTCATAGCAGAAGGAAGAAATATAGAAGTTTAA